A window from Chromatiaceae bacterium encodes these proteins:
- a CDS encoding TerB family tellurite resistance protein, translating into MLDRLRAYFGAPPASPADDEAALHLAAAALLIEVAKADHCLEQIELERMQAVLAREWGLGQRDLDDLLAVARDNSANSVSLHQEVDLINRHFSPQQKCDLVRGLWQVAGADGQIHHHEEALVRRLADLLYVSHSDFIREKHRALGDA; encoded by the coding sequence ATGCTGGATCGATTACGCGCCTATTTCGGTGCGCCTCCGGCCTCGCCGGCTGACGACGAGGCTGCGCTGCATCTCGCCGCCGCGGCGCTGCTGATCGAGGTCGCCAAGGCCGATCATTGCCTCGAACAGATCGAACTGGAGCGCATGCAGGCGGTGCTCGCGCGCGAGTGGGGACTGGGCCAGCGAGATCTCGATGATCTGCTCGCGGTAGCCCGGGACAATTCCGCGAACAGCGTGTCCTTGCATCAGGAGGTCGACCTGATCAACCGCCATTTCTCGCCGCAGCAGAAATGCGACCTGGTGCGCGGTCTGTGGCAGGTCGCCGGTGCCGATGGCCAGATTCACCATCACGAAGAGGCGTTGGTCCGCCGGCTCGCCGATCTGCTGTACGTCTCGCACAGCGATTTCATCCGTGAGAAGCACCGCGCCCTGGGTGATGCCTGA
- a CDS encoding lactate utilization protein has translation MSEARRRILERLRANRPHAVAQPPVYSKPLGWDREQRIAAFTERMQAVRGEVHRVARDAWVDWINRELPERGLSRVLLGHGPVAERFAAGATDAFRIRRYDRPIEEWKQALFRDVDFAITGSRGGLAESGSLVLWPDAEEPRLMSLVPPLHLALLDADRLFENFAAMIEQERWARGMPTNALLISGPSKTADIEQTLAYGIHGPKQLITLILD, from the coding sequence ATGAGTGAGGCGCGCCGCCGGATACTCGAACGGCTGCGGGCCAACCGGCCTCACGCCGTCGCCCAGCCGCCGGTCTACAGCAAGCCACTCGGCTGGGACCGCGAACAGCGTATCGCGGCGTTCACAGAACGCATGCAGGCAGTCCGCGGCGAAGTGCACCGGGTCGCGCGCGACGCCTGGGTCGACTGGATCAACCGCGAACTGCCCGAGCGCGGCCTTTCGCGCGTGCTGCTCGGCCACGGGCCGGTCGCCGAGCGCTTCGCGGCCGGCGCGACCGATGCGTTCCGGATCAGGCGCTACGACCGGCCCATCGAGGAATGGAAACAGGCCCTGTTTCGCGACGTCGATTTCGCGATCACCGGCAGCCGCGGCGGCCTAGCGGAAAGCGGCAGCCTGGTGCTGTGGCCGGACGCCGAAGAACCGCGCCTGATGTCGTTGGTGCCGCCGCTGCACCTTGCCCTGCTGGACGCGGACCGGCTGTTCGAGAACTTCGCGGCGATGATCGAGCAAGAACGATGGGCCCGAGGCATGCCGACGAATGCGCTGCTGATCTCTGGGCCTTCGAAGACCGCCGACATAGAGCAGACCCTCGCTTACGGGATCCATGGACCCAAGCAGCTGATCACCCTGATCCTCGACTGA
- a CDS encoding PilZ domain-containing protein has product MNDYSEKRDFIRMPMRCPIWIRDIASDTNETVELRDLSASGIRFFSARALEAGMHLQVTVRPAKSITPPLSAAVSVLRCEEIDDGFDIAASIVEIEPAEFASIG; this is encoded by the coding sequence ATGAACGACTATTCGGAAAAGCGCGACTTCATCCGCATGCCGATGCGCTGCCCCATCTGGATCCGTGATATCGCATCCGACACCAACGAGACCGTCGAGTTGCGTGACCTCAGCGCCAGTGGCATCCGGTTTTTCAGCGCGCGCGCACTCGAAGCGGGCATGCACCTTCAGGTCACGGTACGGCCGGCAAAATCGATCACGCCGCCGCTGAGCGCCGCGGTATCGGTGTTGCGCTGCGAAGAGATCGACGACGGCTTCGACATTGCGGCATCGATCGTCGAGATCGAACCGGCCGAATTCGCTTCGATCGGGTAA